The window GACAATCGCTTTGCCCTCCAGTATCCGGCCGTTTCGGCTCGCCACTTGAGCTTTGGCTGTGACTATGCCCTGCTTTACCGGATACAGGAATCCGGCTTTAAGATCGATGGTGGCAAAATGAGTTTCCGGAGGGAGCAGGCTCTTCATGGCCATTGCCACGGCAGTATCAGCCAGACCCACCAGCGCACCGCCGTGCAGCAACCCTCCACCCTGGGCAAAATCCAAGAGGAACGGCATGGTAAGGGTGGCCCGCCCATCGACCGATTCGACGATGGTCATATTCAGCAGGCGCTCGAAGGGCGAACAGCTAATCCAGCCTTCCATGGTGAATTGATGCGGTCCGGTAGACTGATCCAATGGATCCTCGCTTCCCTATGCAAAATCTCTGCGATAGACTGACAATGTGATATTTGATGTGATTCCCACACGAACGGGAATACAGACAGAACTTATTAATGCCACAGAGTTGATTGTAAAACACCCGGTATCAGGCTTCCTCCACCAAGACCAATCTGACGAAATCGCTCTTGACTCTGGCCTTATGCTTGTCGACCTCGCCGGGTTCGATGAATATCCCGTCGCCCGGCCGGAACTCGATCATTGTCCCATTGAAATCGATCTCCATCTCTCCTTCAAGGAGATACCCGATGTGCCCTTTGAGACACCAATCCGGTTCGACAAAGCCTTGAGCGAATTCCACCAGCCGCAGTTTGCGCCCATTCTGCTGGTGAGCTTTGAATCTGACTCCAGTAATCGCCGATTCCCATGGCATCGATTCGAAGGAGACCTTACGCTTTTTCATACCCTAGTTGGATCGATTCAACGAGTCGATAATGGGCCGTATCGAGGCTGGCAACCAAGTATTGCTTCCCATTGCAGCGGCTTTGTCAAAGTGCCCCAGCGCTTCCTGGGGGCAATTCTCCTTCAGACTGATCAGCCCCAGGAAATAGTGTGTGACGGCGGCGTATATCTTCGGCCGGGGCATCCCCAGCAATCGCATAAACTCAGATTTGCTCTCTGGGAGCTTCCCATTGTAGTACGCCAGAGAAGCCACTGTGCTGCGCAGCACGCAATTAAGGCCCTGATTGTTGGTTTTCGGGGTAAGCCACTCCGAGTGATGTGCGCATATCTCATTGGCTTCATCGATTCTGCCCAGGGAAAGTGTACTGAGAAGAAAATTGTTGTAGTAAACCGCTTTGACCACTCTGGGAAATGGCGCCGGATCGATCGACTTCAACAAATTGACTGCAGCGGCCCATTCTCCCTTGTAGTACAGCCCCGTGGTTTTATTGACTAGCAGAGTGGTGCGATATCCGCCATGCTTGGCATTGGCGATGTCCTTGTCCATTTCTCCAATGAATCCACTGATATTACCCTCTTGCAGCAGTAATCCAACGAATCTGGATCTTTTTGACCATCTTCTGGTCGTCATAAAAGCAGAAATGAAAAGGGCAATCGAGACCGTAGCGAAAATCGCAGCAACAACCACCACAACTATCATCTCGTCTCCTCCTCAAGTTACGGATCAAGCACCTCTCTGCCGAACCCGATTCGGCAGATGTAAGGATGATATGTTCCCCAGTGGCCG of the Dehalococcoidia bacterium genome contains:
- a CDS encoding PaaI family thioesterase — encoded protein: MEGWISCSPFERLLNMTIVESVDGRATLTMPFLLDFAQGGGLLHGGALVGLADTAVAMAMKSLLPPETHFATIDLKAGFLYPVKQGIVTAKAQVASRNGRILEGKAIVCDEDGRQVLEFSSTYKIARDAKIRGVTFEDNEGALK